A portion of the Cyanobium sp. PCC 7001 genome contains these proteins:
- a CDS encoding GNAT family N-acetyltransferase produces the protein MAELRARWHQSLAEIPEQAWDSLLAADLPFYRWRWLRQLEQSGSVVPREGWQSCHLALWRGSSLVAVAPLYLKGHSYGEFVFDQSFAQLAGQLGLRYYPKLVGMSPVSPVEGYRFLIAPGEPAKELTGLMLELIDGFCRENGILSCNFLYADPSWRPLAEAAGCAAWVNQQSQWSNPGHRDFEAYLASFNANQRRNIRRERKAVQAAGLLVTPLEGEAIPAAMVERMHGFYAQHCARWGPWGSKYLSEAFFSALASDPALRGHLVLFSAHRGEPCQPLAMSLCVRGGDHMWGRYWGSDVAIDCLHFEVCYYAPIEWAIANGIRHFDPGAGGSHKRRRGFVAQPRISLHRWSEARFDAILREWLPRANAEMAREIEAINDELPFTADYDPPHVPGSIVPSQANHAGADP, from the coding sequence TTGGCCGAGCTGCGCGCCCGCTGGCACCAATCGCTGGCGGAGATCCCTGAACAGGCCTGGGATTCCCTGTTGGCCGCCGATCTCCCTTTCTATCGGTGGCGCTGGCTGAGGCAGCTGGAGCAGAGCGGCAGTGTGGTGCCGCGGGAGGGATGGCAGAGCTGTCATCTGGCCCTCTGGCGGGGGAGCAGCCTGGTGGCCGTGGCGCCGCTCTACCTCAAGGGCCACAGCTACGGCGAGTTCGTGTTCGACCAGAGCTTCGCCCAGCTCGCCGGCCAGCTCGGGCTGCGGTACTACCCCAAGCTCGTGGGCATGAGCCCGGTGAGTCCGGTGGAGGGCTACCGCTTCCTGATCGCGCCCGGGGAGCCGGCGAAGGAGCTCACGGGCCTGATGCTGGAGCTGATCGATGGGTTCTGCCGCGAGAACGGCATCCTCAGCTGCAACTTTCTCTACGCGGATCCTTCCTGGCGGCCGCTGGCCGAGGCCGCCGGCTGCGCGGCCTGGGTGAACCAGCAGAGCCAGTGGAGCAACCCGGGCCACCGCGATTTTGAGGCCTATCTCGCCAGTTTCAACGCCAATCAGCGGCGCAACATCCGCAGGGAGCGCAAGGCGGTGCAGGCGGCGGGGCTGCTGGTGACGCCGCTGGAGGGGGAGGCCATCCCCGCCGCGATGGTGGAGCGGATGCACGGGTTCTACGCCCAGCACTGCGCCCGCTGGGGACCCTGGGGCAGCAAGTACCTCAGCGAGGCGTTCTTCTCGGCACTGGCCAGCGATCCTGCCTTGCGAGGCCACCTGGTGCTGTTCAGTGCTCACCGGGGCGAGCCCTGCCAGCCCCTGGCGATGTCGCTCTGCGTGCGCGGTGGGGATCACATGTGGGGGCGCTACTGGGGCAGCGATGTGGCCATCGATTGCCTCCACTTCGAGGTGTGTTACTACGCCCCGATCGAATGGGCCATCGCCAACGGCATCCGCCACTTCGATCCGGGCGCCGGCGGCAGCCACAAGCGCCGGCGAGGGTTCGTGGCCCAGCCCCGCATCAGCCTGCACCGCTGGAGCGAGGCCCGCTTCGACGCCATCCTGCGGGAGTGGCTGCCACGGGCGAACGCCGAGATGGCCCGCGAGATCGAGGCCATCAACGACGAGCTGCCGTTCACGGCTGACTACGATCCTCCCCATGTCCCAGGCTCCATCGTCCCCTCCCAGGCCAACCATGCCGGCGCTGACCCGTGA
- a CDS encoding DUF751 family protein, translating into MRDFLLNVTRYPRYLIAFGLGVANSVLAPLAARGRNPVTAVALIGAAISGVLSLGLVLRAMVMPTPLA; encoded by the coding sequence ATGAGGGACTTCCTGCTCAACGTGACGCGCTATCCGCGCTATCTGATCGCCTTCGGCCTCGGGGTGGCCAATTCGGTGCTGGCCCCCCTCGCGGCCCGGGGTCGAAACCCGGTGACGGCGGTGGCCCTGATCGGAGCCGCCATCAGCGGAGTGCTCAGCCTGGGGCTGGTGCTGCGTGCGATGGTGATGCCCACTCCGCTGGCGTAG
- a CDS encoding chlororespiratory reduction protein 7: MSDPLIRELDHYVVLEPAGSQEILTAADTVLWLERQLARLTTIPDDLAVLPGGRERAERLLETACELELEPGVVIQWFAVRLDPPGGG, translated from the coding sequence ATGTCCGATCCCCTGATCCGGGAGCTCGATCATTACGTTGTGCTGGAACCCGCCGGCAGCCAGGAGATCCTCACGGCTGCCGACACCGTGCTCTGGCTCGAGCGTCAGCTGGCCCGTCTGACCACGATTCCCGACGATCTCGCTGTCCTGCCGGGCGGGCGGGAGCGGGCCGAGCGGCTGCTGGAAACCGCCTGCGAACTGGAGCTGGAGCCCGGTGTCGTCATCCAGTGGTTCGCGGTGCGGCTGGATCCGCCGGGAGGTGGTTGA
- the rbfA gene encoding 30S ribosome-binding factor RbfA, with product MAQGRRVERVASLIRREVSELLVAGIKDERVAQGMVSVTRVEVAGDLQHCKIHVSVYGSDAERQQAMAGLQSAAAYVKGELSRRLKMRRTPEVMFRLDRGLEQGTSVLGLLNRLEEERRARADQGGASQDGADAASLD from the coding sequence ATGGCACAGGGGCGACGGGTGGAACGGGTGGCCTCCCTGATCCGGCGCGAGGTGAGCGAGCTGCTGGTGGCGGGAATCAAGGACGAGCGGGTGGCCCAGGGGATGGTGAGCGTCACCCGGGTGGAGGTGGCCGGGGATCTGCAGCACTGCAAGATTCATGTGAGCGTGTACGGGAGCGACGCCGAACGCCAGCAGGCGATGGCGGGTCTGCAGTCCGCCGCTGCCTACGTGAAGGGCGAACTCAGCCGCCGCCTCAAGATGCGCCGCACACCCGAGGTGATGTTCCGGCTGGATCGCGGCCTGGAACAGGGCACCTCCGTGCTGGGCCTGCTCAACAGGCTGGAGGAGGAGCGGCGGGCCAGGGCTGATCAGGGCGGGGCCAGTCAGGACGGGGCCGATGCCGCCAGCCTTGACTGA
- a CDS encoding glycoside hydrolase family 3 N-terminal domain-containing protein, whose translation MPPALTEAAEPQLRRLAAELLVVRASGHLADHQRRYPQWEVPNAELQELLEGGVGGVILLGGGAAEVALRCRQLRHWADQPLLLCADVEEGVGQRFEGASWLVPPLGLGRLHGRDPTRASALAERYGACTGRDARRLGLNWVLAPVCDVNNNAANPVINVRAWGEDPATVAALTTAFCRGLDSAGVLGCAKHFPGHGDTSSDSHLELPVLPHSRERLEAIELPPFQAVIAAGVAAVMTAHLLLPALDPGRPATLSAAVLTGLLRRDLGFDGLVVTDALVMEAISRHHGPGEAAVLALEAGADLVLMPADARQAIAAIVAAVEEGRLRQEQLEASARRRRLALERVADAPPDPMAAPVVDDALAQELVEATMETVHGGSALSATTRPAAETPTWPASGGVNLLRLDSCLQAPFLGPTAPALAFPGAAGLTPCLLDGLGPRLWRSDPDAPLILESLPPGPVLLQLFVRGNPFRGSAAAGEDWPAAIGQLLRAGRLAGLAVYGSPYLWEQLRPLLPDGMPAAYSPGQMGRAQGAVLAALGLGQGREVGHTGGRQGFTD comes from the coding sequence ATGCCGCCAGCCTTGACTGAGGCCGCCGAGCCCCAGCTCCGCCGGCTGGCGGCCGAACTGCTGGTGGTCAGGGCGAGTGGCCATCTGGCTGACCACCAGCGGCGCTATCCCCAGTGGGAAGTGCCGAATGCCGAGCTGCAGGAGCTGCTGGAGGGCGGTGTAGGCGGGGTCATTCTCCTGGGTGGCGGGGCCGCCGAAGTGGCCCTGCGCTGCCGCCAGCTGCGCCACTGGGCAGACCAGCCGCTGCTGCTGTGCGCGGATGTGGAGGAAGGCGTGGGGCAACGCTTCGAGGGGGCCAGCTGGCTCGTCCCCCCCCTCGGTCTCGGCCGCCTGCACGGCCGCGATCCCACCCGCGCCTCGGCCCTGGCGGAGCGCTACGGAGCCTGCACCGGCCGCGATGCCCGCCGCCTGGGCCTCAACTGGGTGTTGGCACCGGTCTGTGATGTGAACAACAACGCCGCCAACCCGGTGATCAACGTGCGGGCCTGGGGGGAGGACCCCGCCACCGTGGCCGCCCTCACCACCGCCTTCTGCCGGGGCCTCGACAGCGCCGGGGTGCTGGGCTGCGCCAAGCACTTCCCCGGCCATGGCGACACCAGCAGCGACTCCCACCTGGAGCTGCCGGTGCTGCCCCACAGCCGCGAGCGCCTGGAGGCGATCGAACTGCCGCCGTTCCAGGCAGTGATCGCAGCGGGCGTGGCGGCGGTGATGACGGCCCACCTGCTGCTGCCGGCCCTTGACCCCGGCCGCCCGGCCACCCTGTCGGCGGCGGTGCTGACCGGGCTGCTGCGCCGCGACCTGGGCTTCGACGGACTGGTGGTGACTGACGCCCTGGTGATGGAGGCGATCAGCCGGCACCACGGCCCGGGCGAAGCGGCGGTGCTCGCCCTGGAGGCCGGGGCCGATCTGGTGCTGATGCCCGCCGACGCCCGGCAGGCGATCGCCGCGATCGTGGCGGCCGTGGAGGAGGGCCGCCTGCGGCAGGAGCAGCTCGAAGCCAGTGCCAGGCGCCGGCGCCTCGCCCTCGAGAGGGTCGCCGACGCGCCGCCGGACCCCATGGCCGCGCCGGTGGTGGATGACGCACTGGCGCAGGAGCTGGTGGAGGCGACGATGGAAACCGTCCACGGCGGCTCCGCCCTCTCGGCCACCACCCGCCCCGCGGCAGAAACCCCCACCTGGCCGGCCAGCGGTGGCGTGAACCTGCTGCGCCTAGACAGCTGCCTTCAGGCTCCCTTTCTGGGTCCCACCGCGCCTGCCCTGGCGTTTCCTGGTGCCGCGGGCCTCACTCCCTGCCTGCTGGATGGTCTGGGGCCGCGCCTGTGGCGGAGCGATCCGGATGCTCCCCTGATCCTGGAGAGCCTGCCCCCCGGCCCCGTGCTGCTGCAGCTCTTCGTGCGGGGCAATCCCTTCCGGGGCAGCGCTGCGGCTGGCGAGGACTGGCCCGCCGCCATCGGCCAGCTGCTGCGCGCGGGGCGCCTGGCGGGCCTGGCGGTGTACGGCAGCCCCTACCTGTGGGAACAGCTGCGCCCGCTCCTGCCGGACGGGATGCCGGCGGCCTACAGCCCCGGCCAGATGGGGCGTGCCCAGGGGGCTGTGCTGGCGGCGCTCGGCCTGGGCCAGGGCCGGGAGGTGGGTCACACTGGCGGCCGGCAGGGCTTCACCGATTGA
- a CDS encoding 6-carboxytetrahydropterin synthase produces MTASARPRPAREVGRASATPRPTSAATHGKGRPCLITRRATFSASHRYWLPELSPEENAARFGPCSIAPGHGHNYELIVAMAGPLDADGMVLNLSEVKHAIRSAVTAQLDFRFLNEVWPEFDLSRPEGCLPTTEALGRAIWGRLAPLLPLAGIRLYEQADLWVDLIAPPLPAPAPASESDVPLPMEAFLSIRTHFAAAHRLARPELSQAQNEAIYGKCARPHGHGHNYLLDVTVRGAIDPRTGMVCDLAQLQRLVEDLVVEPFDHTFLNKDVEHFAHCVPTAENIALHIADLLAAPIAASGARLHKVRLQESPNNAAEVFAETPQLEMVPAALEALVAG; encoded by the coding sequence ATGACGGCAAGCGCCCGCCCCAGGCCGGCCCGGGAGGTGGGACGCGCTTCCGCCACTCCGCGTCCGACCTCCGCCGCCACCCACGGCAAGGGGCGACCCTGCCTGATCACCCGCCGCGCCACCTTCAGTGCGAGCCACCGCTACTGGCTGCCTGAGCTCTCCCCCGAGGAGAATGCCGCGCGCTTCGGCCCCTGCAGCATCGCCCCCGGCCACGGCCACAACTACGAGCTGATCGTGGCCATGGCCGGACCGCTCGATGCCGACGGCATGGTGCTCAACCTCTCCGAGGTGAAGCACGCCATCCGCTCGGCCGTCACCGCCCAGCTCGACTTCCGCTTTCTCAATGAGGTCTGGCCGGAGTTCGATCTCTCCCGCCCCGAAGGCTGCCTGCCCACCACCGAAGCCCTCGGCCGGGCCATCTGGGGGCGACTGGCGCCGCTGCTGCCCCTGGCCGGCATCCGTCTCTACGAACAGGCCGACCTCTGGGTGGATCTGATCGCCCCGCCTCTGCCAGCTCCAGCCCCTGCCTCCGAGTCCGACGTTCCCCTCCCGATGGAAGCCTTTCTCTCGATCCGCACCCACTTCGCCGCGGCCCATCGCCTCGCCCGGCCCGAGCTGAGCCAGGCCCAGAACGAGGCCATCTACGGCAAATGTGCCCGCCCCCATGGCCACGGCCACAACTACCTGCTCGATGTCACGGTGCGCGGTGCCATCGACCCCCGCACCGGCATGGTGTGCGATCTGGCCCAGCTTCAGCGGCTGGTGGAGGATCTGGTGGTGGAACCCTTCGACCACACCTTCCTGAACAAGGACGTGGAGCACTTCGCCCACTGCGTGCCCACCGCCGAGAACATCGCCCTCCACATCGCCGATCTGCTGGCCGCGCCGATCGCCGCCAGCGGTGCCCGGCTGCACAAGGTGCGTCTTCAGGAGAGCCCCAACAACGCGGCTGAAGTGTTCGCCGAGACCCCCCAGCTCGAGATGGTGCCCGCGGCCCTCGAAGCCCTCGTGGCCGGCTGA
- a CDS encoding shikimate kinase, which produces MAAAAPHQDLARRLQGLNLYLVGMMGTGKSAVGAPLADALGYRFVDADTVLEQAAGRGIAEIFAEDGEAGFRELETAVLEQISSWHSLVVATGGGVVTRPRNWGHLHQGVVVWLDAPAELLLNRLRQDPTPRPLLADPDPSARLEQLLRLRRPLYSQADLHILQSGDPPEAVAAEVLAALPSILRERPTAPGQPVLLRDGEGQLTPSLNHLPADPAAPRTTG; this is translated from the coding sequence ATGGCTGCTGCAGCACCGCACCAGGACCTGGCGAGGCGCCTGCAGGGTCTGAACCTCTACCTGGTGGGGATGATGGGCACGGGCAAGAGCGCCGTGGGCGCCCCCCTGGCCGACGCCCTGGGCTACCGCTTCGTCGATGCCGACACCGTGCTGGAGCAGGCCGCCGGACGCGGCATCGCCGAGATCTTCGCCGAGGATGGCGAGGCCGGCTTCCGCGAGCTGGAAACGGCGGTGCTGGAACAGATCAGCTCCTGGCACTCGCTGGTGGTCGCCACCGGCGGCGGGGTGGTCACCCGGCCCCGCAACTGGGGGCATCTGCACCAGGGCGTGGTGGTGTGGCTGGATGCGCCGGCGGAGCTGCTGCTGAACCGCCTGCGCCAGGACCCCACGCCGCGGCCGCTGCTGGCCGACCCGGATCCGTCGGCACGCCTGGAGCAGCTGCTGCGCCTCAGGCGTCCCCTCTACAGCCAGGCCGACCTCCACATCCTCCAGAGCGGAGATCCGCCTGAGGCGGTGGCCGCCGAGGTGCTCGCCGCCCTGCCCTCCATCCTTCGCGAGCGGCCCACCGCTCCCGGGCAGCCCGTGCTGCTGCGCGACGGTGAGGGGCAGCTCACCCCATCGCTCAACCACCTCCCGGCGGATCCAGCCGCACCGCGAACCACTGGATGA
- a CDS encoding glycosyltransferase family 2 protein gives MPRPKLCLSMVVRNEEERLEACLTSVAGFVDEMVLLDTGSTDATVSIAERCGALVHAMAWPGDFAPARNEALQHVSGDWVLVLDADEQLLESAREPLQQLLREPDLLLINLLRFERGARQSPYSSVSRLFRNHAAIRWSGAYHAQVDDSVLTLLQREPHWRVADCPAPALVHDGYAPALLGERDKARRLRQAMEQELLAHPGDPYACAKLGSLDVSEGQLQRGIALLEQGLEACPQGAAPVRYELLLHLAMAVASVQPGRAEALYRQALALPLPARVSLGARLNLAALLCGQGQLDEAATLCQQAGDLAPEVALSWYNLGLIERRRGRLPAAIKAYRRAIALDDRHAEAQQNLAVALLMSGEIAAARDGFRQAISLLRLQGRASEAEDLRQRAAALVKLDS, from the coding sequence ATGCCGAGGCCGAAGCTGTGTCTGTCGATGGTGGTGCGCAACGAGGAGGAGCGCCTGGAGGCCTGCCTCACCTCCGTGGCGGGCTTCGTCGACGAGATGGTGCTGCTCGACACCGGATCCACCGATGCCACGGTGAGCATCGCGGAGCGTTGTGGCGCCCTGGTGCACGCCATGGCCTGGCCAGGGGATTTCGCTCCGGCCCGCAACGAGGCGCTGCAACACGTGTCGGGCGACTGGGTGCTCGTGCTCGATGCCGATGAACAGCTCCTGGAGAGTGCCCGCGAGCCCCTGCAGCAGTTGCTGCGCGAGCCCGACCTGCTGCTGATCAACCTGCTGCGCTTCGAGCGTGGTGCCAGGCAGTCGCCCTACTCCAGCGTGAGCCGCCTGTTCCGCAACCATGCCGCCATCCGCTGGAGCGGCGCCTACCACGCCCAGGTGGACGACAGCGTGCTCACCCTGCTGCAGCGGGAGCCCCACTGGCGTGTGGCGGACTGCCCGGCACCCGCCCTGGTGCATGACGGCTACGCCCCGGCGCTGCTCGGCGAGCGGGACAAGGCCCGGCGGCTGCGCCAGGCGATGGAGCAGGAGCTGCTGGCCCATCCCGGCGATCCCTACGCCTGCGCCAAGCTCGGCAGCCTGGACGTGAGCGAGGGACAGCTGCAGCGGGGCATCGCCCTGCTGGAGCAGGGGCTGGAGGCATGCCCCCAGGGGGCGGCGCCGGTGCGCTACGAGCTGCTGCTGCACCTGGCCATGGCGGTGGCCTCCGTTCAGCCCGGCCGGGCCGAAGCCCTCTACCGCCAAGCGCTCGCCCTGCCCCTGCCGGCCCGGGTGAGTCTGGGGGCCCGGCTCAACCTGGCCGCCCTGCTTTGCGGGCAGGGCCAGCTGGACGAGGCGGCGACCCTGTGCCAGCAGGCCGGCGACCTCGCTCCGGAAGTGGCCCTGAGCTGGTACAACCTGGGGCTGATCGAGCGACGCCGGGGCCGCTTGCCGGCCGCGATCAAGGCCTACAGGAGGGCCATCGCCCTGGATGACCGCCATGCCGAGGCCCAGCAGAATCTGGCGGTGGCCCTGCTGATGAGCGGCGAGATCGCCGCCGCCCGGGACGGCTTCCGGCAGGCCATCAGCCTGCTGCGGCTGCAGGGGCGCGCCTCCGAGGCCGAGGATCTGCGCCAACGGGCCGCCGCCCTCGTGAAGCTGGACTCCTGA
- a CDS encoding RibD family protein, with amino-acid sequence MPTLRLVLAVSLDGRLAPPRGGPAQLGGAGDRRALEEALAWADGCLIGAETLRLHGSTCLIREGDLLEKRQQAGRAPQPVAVVVSRSGRFPSTLPFWSQPLQRWLLGAPPAQGAAGFHRHLPLAPWPDALAHLAAHGLERMVLLGGAALARSLLELGLVDELQLTVCPLLLGGEHLWLPAATQLQDPPPLAAGPGAAPWQLQTCRPLGGGECLLHYVRAAAAATPRPLPGPAAG; translated from the coding sequence TTGCCCACGCTGCGCCTTGTCCTGGCGGTGAGCCTGGATGGGCGACTGGCCCCCCCCCGAGGCGGTCCTGCCCAGCTGGGTGGTGCCGGAGACCGCCGGGCCCTCGAGGAGGCGCTGGCCTGGGCGGATGGCTGCCTGATCGGTGCCGAAACCCTGCGGCTGCATGGCAGCACCTGTCTGATCCGGGAGGGCGACCTGCTGGAGAAGCGGCAGCAGGCCGGGCGCGCGCCCCAGCCGGTGGCGGTGGTGGTGAGCCGCTCCGGCCGCTTCCCCTCCACCCTGCCGTTCTGGTCGCAGCCGCTGCAGCGCTGGCTGCTCGGGGCCCCGCCGGCCCAGGGGGCTGCCGGATTTCACCGGCACCTGCCCCTGGCCCCCTGGCCGGATGCGCTGGCCCACCTGGCCGCCCACGGGCTGGAGCGGATGGTGCTGCTGGGCGGAGCCGCCCTGGCCCGATCCCTGCTGGAGCTGGGCTTGGTGGATGAGTTGCAGCTCACCGTCTGTCCCCTGCTGCTGGGCGGGGAGCATCTGTGGTTGCCGGCGGCGACGCAGCTGCAGGATCCTCCGCCGCTGGCCGCTGGCCCGGGGGCAGCGCCCTGGCAGCTCCAGACCTGCCGGCCGCTGGGCGGAGGCGAATGCCTGCTGCACTACGTCCGTGCCGCCGCCGCGGCGACCCCGCGGCCCCTTCCGGGCCCAGCCGCTGGTTAG
- a CDS encoding glutathione S-transferase family protein has translation MQLHQFRHSAFCEKVRLVLAAKGLDYSVVEVTPGVGQLELFRLSGQRQVPVLVDGSEVIADSTAIAHHLEQKHPLPALLPADPAERARVLLLEDWADTSLAAGARLALVQALASDPVLRAGLLPDATPGPLRQLVSSLPGGVMAGVGDTLTGLVGVQARQQLQSNLEQLAVLVTGRGYLVGETLSLADLAVVAQLSVLSFPSSAGAPLAGHGVSGVADHPLLQPLFQWRDGILAQLGRL, from the coding sequence ATGCAGCTGCACCAGTTCCGGCACTCCGCCTTCTGCGAGAAGGTGCGCCTGGTGCTGGCGGCCAAGGGCCTCGACTACAGCGTGGTGGAGGTGACTCCCGGCGTGGGGCAGCTGGAGCTGTTCCGCCTCTCCGGCCAGCGCCAGGTGCCGGTGCTGGTGGATGGCTCCGAGGTGATCGCCGATTCAACGGCGATCGCCCACCACCTCGAGCAGAAGCATCCGCTGCCAGCCCTGCTGCCGGCCGATCCGGCGGAGCGGGCCCGGGTGCTGTTGCTCGAAGACTGGGCAGACACCTCGCTTGCGGCAGGCGCCCGGCTGGCGCTGGTGCAGGCCCTGGCCTCCGATCCGGTGCTGCGGGCCGGGCTGCTGCCGGACGCCACCCCCGGCCCGCTGCGGCAGCTGGTGTCCAGCCTGCCTGGCGGCGTGATGGCCGGCGTCGGCGACACCCTCACGGGCCTGGTGGGCGTTCAGGCGCGGCAGCAGCTCCAGAGCAACCTCGAGCAGCTCGCCGTTCTGGTGACCGGTCGGGGCTATCTGGTGGGGGAGACGCTCAGCCTGGCCGATCTGGCGGTGGTGGCCCAGCTCTCCGTGCTCAGCTTTCCTTCCAGCGCCGGTGCCCCCCTGGCGGGCCATGGCGTCAGCGGAGTGGCCGACCATCCCCTGCTCCAGCCGCTGTTCCAGTGGCGGGATGGGATCCTGGCCCAGCTGGGCCGTCTCTGA
- a CDS encoding DUF6816 family protein: MGRRLVGTILALWLLLTPQATSAAQASGDAALESRLAGWPAWSLPAPLARPGRRDLLYPDWFEGRWRARDEEGRRFELRFLPVGGGDVAGDRAFNARAIGAATLGDTLLGVENDPANPNRQVARLRGPQGRVVQLESTVVGRGSARPSADRFLADELALQVLHGPGSPRISRVEVLSSFERRPDGAIAVEQWQATYPAPGDGLAVAAVSSERHRLQLEPLGPCPDPLRDGPAGPGSHPATGTAAGAGDGRPLR, encoded by the coding sequence ATGGGCAGGCGGCTGGTGGGCACCATCCTGGCGCTGTGGCTGCTGCTGACGCCTCAGGCCACCAGCGCAGCCCAGGCCTCGGGGGATGCCGCCCTGGAGAGCCGACTGGCGGGCTGGCCCGCCTGGAGCCTGCCGGCGCCCCTGGCGCGGCCTGGCCGCCGCGACCTGCTCTACCCCGACTGGTTCGAGGGACGCTGGAGGGCCCGCGATGAGGAGGGCCGGCGCTTCGAGCTGCGCTTCCTGCCGGTGGGCGGGGGCGATGTCGCCGGCGACCGTGCCTTCAACGCCCGCGCCATCGGTGCCGCCACCCTGGGGGACACGCTGCTGGGCGTGGAGAACGATCCGGCCAACCCCAACCGGCAGGTGGCCCGGCTGCGGGGACCGCAGGGCCGGGTGGTGCAGCTGGAATCCACCGTGGTGGGCCGGGGCAGCGCTCGGCCCAGTGCCGATCGCTTTCTGGCGGACGAACTGGCCCTGCAGGTGCTGCACGGCCCCGGGTCTCCCCGCATCAGCCGGGTGGAGGTGCTCAGCAGCTTCGAACGGCGCCCCGATGGCGCCATTGCGGTGGAGCAGTGGCAGGCCACCTACCCCGCGCCGGGCGATGGACTGGCCGTGGCGGCCGTCAGCAGCGAGCGGCACCGGCTGCAGCTGGAGCCTCTCGGGCCTTGCCCAGATCCCCTCAGAGACGGCCCAGCTGGGCCAGGATCCCATCCCGCCACTGGAACAGCGGCTGGAGCAGGGGATGGTCGGCCACTCCGCTGA